In Chaetodon auriga isolate fChaAug3 chromosome 9, fChaAug3.hap1, whole genome shotgun sequence, the genomic window TTAACAAGGAAAAAGGACTCCTCGTTATCAAAGAGAGAGTCGACCGCGAAGCTCTCTGTGGCCAGACAACGCCTTGCGCTTTGCATTTTCAGGTTGCCTTAGAAAACCCAATAGAAATATTCCCGATTACTGTCGAAATCACAGATATTAATGACAATGCTCCCGTATttgaaaaggaagagagaaggtTTGAAATAAGCGAGTCCGCAGTCATCGGCTCTAAGTTCATGCTGGAGAAAGCGATAGACCCTGATATCGGACTGAATGGTCTTCAGAGCTATACACTGAAGCCCAATGACAACTTTAAGCTTAAATTGCATAGTCAGTCTGATGGCGGCAAAAAGGTGGAAATGATTTTACAGAAACCTCTAGATAGAGAGAAACAGGAGTTTGCATCATTGCTATTAACGGCTGTAGATGGAGGAGAACCGCAGAGGTCTGGGACGATGCAGATTCATGTTACTGTATTAGACGCTAATGACAACGCTCCTGTTTTTACGCAAAACATTTACAAAGCGAGTGTAAAAGAGAACTCCGTCACGGGAACGCTCATTACAGAGGTGAGTGCTTCTGATGCAGACAAAGGCTCGAATGGAGAGGTTAGCTACGTAATAGGAAACAGCATGAGGAGCATCTCAAAATTATTCCACGTTACTGAAGATGGTCGTCTTATATTGAATGGGCCTATCGATTatgaaaaagccaaaaaatATGAGATTGATATAGAGGCAGTGGACCGAGGCGGTTTATCTGATTcaagcaaagtggtcattgatGTCGGTGACATTAATGACAACAGTCCCGTTATTAATATGATTTCATCATCAAATTCAATCGGAGAAGATTCTCGTTCCAACACAGTGGTAGCTGTTATGGCTGTAAATGATCCTGATTCGGAGGAAAACGGGAAGGTCCAATGTGCAATTAATAAAAATATACCATTTGCAATCACATCGACATCTAGTAATTTCTATAGTATAGTGACAGACAGTGagttagacagagagagagcctcTGAGTATAACATCACTGTGACCTGCTCTGATGAGGGagtcccctccctctccagcagcgTCACTCTCACCTTACAGATCTCTGATGTCAATGACAACGCGCCTGTCTTTGAGAGGAGCTCATATGAGGCCTACATTgtagaaaacaacacaccaggTCTCTCTATATTCACAGTCAAAGCCACAGATGCTGACTGGAACCAGAATGCGCGTGTTTCTTACATCCTGGAGGACTCCTCTGTTAACGGAGTGCCAGTCTCCTCATATGTGTCGGTCAGTGCTGATAGTGGAGTCATCCATGCAGTGCGCTCTTTTGACTACGAGCAGATCAAAGATTTCCACCTCCGCGTCAAAGCGCAGGATGgaggctctcctccactcagtagcaatgtgacagtgaaaataatgatccAGGACCAGAACGACAACCCCCCTCAGGTCCTGTACCCAGTCCAGACTGGTGGCTCTCTGGTGGCTGAAATGGTGCCTCGTTCAGCAGATGTGGGTTATctggtgaccaaagtggtggctgttgatgtggactctggacagaatgcctggctctcctataaactgcagaaagccacagacagggcgctgtttgaagtgggcttACAGAATGGAGAAATAAGAACGATCCGCCaagtgactgataaagatgcagtcaaacaaagactgactgttaTAGTGGAGGACAACGGGCAGCCCTCTCGTTCAGCTACAGTCATTGTTAACGTGGCGGTGGCGGACAGCTTCCCTGAAGTGCTGTCGgagttcactgactttccacACGACAAGGAGTACAATGACAACCTGACTTTTTACTTGGTGCTGGCTTTGGCtgtcgtttccttcctcttcatcacgtgtttggtggttattatatcagtgaaaatctacagatggagacagtctcGCGTCCTGTATCACTCCAGTCTCCCTGTGATTCCATATTATCCACCACGTTACTCAGACACTTTGGGGACAGGGACTCTCCCACACGTGTACAACTACGAGGTTTGCAGGACGACTGACTCCAGAAAGAGTGACTGTAAGTTCGGCCGAGCTGGTAGTCAGAACGTGCTGATTATGGACCCCAGTTCAACAGGGACGATGCAGCGGCTACAGAGCGAGAAGAGCATCCTGGATGAACCAGACTCTCCTCTCGAGGTTAGAAAGGTGTTGCATCACACATGCTCTCCCTAATTACTTGTCATGGTCAAACACTTTAATCAAATGTATCAGCATTTTGGTCATGTCGATTGGACGCTCCTTTTTCAGCACCTTGGAGAGCAACATGGACGATTTATACATTCATGTAATTAAGAGCGACAGATAAAAATTATCTTTTTTCACCCCATAATGCAAATCTAGAGGTCTtttgaagtctgtgtgtgtgtgtgtgtgtgtgtgtgtgtgtgtgtgtgagagagagagagtgtgagcgAGTGAGCGCGCGTGTGaccgtgcgtgcgtgcatgtgtgtgtatattttgtcCAAATTTTCCACTGCATTGTAATTAAATAATTTTCATCAAGGACGACACAGCATTATGATTTAATTCCAACATTTTTGCGTTATATCTTAAGTTTTTCTACCTCTCACCACACGTCTCTGCAGTTTTACTCTCTGAACTCAATGGGCCGCTGTTGTCCACTCTCTTGCAGTTATTATATATTTACAGCAGTACCGCCTCTTCATTTCGTTGTACGAGAGAGAAGGGACAGGCGCAGACTGCATTGTCTTCGGCAAAGGGACGGATATACACGACGAGGCAAAACTGTCATTGTTTTACTCCACATTTGAGGATTACTGTTGCTTCCTATTTCAATCGAACGACTGTCGATCTTTCTGAACGGATTTTACGTGGTTACTGGTTCTTCTTGTCGAGATATTTTCAGACAATGAGACGGCAAGTACTGTTGTTTATTTCGATCCTCTCCCTTCGCTCAGTCTTCGCACAGGTCAGCTACTCTATTCCGGAGGAAATGGCGAAAGGCTCTTTAGTTGGTAATATAGCTCAGGATTTAGGTTTAGACATTAAACGACTGAAGTTGGGTAACGCTCGTGTTTATTCTGGTGATAGCAGAGAATACATCGAGCTTAGTAGCGACAGAGGGGTCCTCCTTATCAAAGAGAGAATAGACAGAGAAGCGTTGTGTGGCGATACGACCCCGTGTGCTGTgcattttcagattgttttagAGAATCCTATGGAGTTTTACAGTGTAACAGTTGAAATTACAGACATCAACGACAATGCACCAACCTTTGAAAAAAACGAAATAAAATTCATAATTAGCGAGTCCGCAGTGGTCGGGGCAAAATTTGATTTAGAGAGAGCTGTGGATTTGGATGTAGGTACCAACACGCTCCAAAGTTACCTCCTTAAGCCAAGTGATAATTTCGTGCTGAAACTGCACAACCAAGCCGATGGTACAAAGAATGTTGAGATGGTGTTACAAAAGCctctggacagagagaaaaacgaGTTCATTTCTTTGGCGTTAACGGCTTTAGATGGAGGAGAGCCGCAGATGTCAGGAACAATGCAGATTCTCATCACAGTGTTAGATGCGAATGACAATGCTCCTGTTTTTACACAGCCGATATATAAAGGCACTGTAGCTGAAAATGCTGCCAAAGGTACGATCGTTACTACTGTCAGTGCTTCAGATGCTGATCATGGCTTAAATGGTAAAATAACGTACTCGATCACAAATACATTGGATGACGTCAGACACATGTTTGAGATAAATGAAGACAATGGCGAGGTTAGGCTGACGGGACGTTTAgattatgaaaagaaaagaaattttcAGATCAATGTCCGCGCAAGGGATAATGGAGGACTCACGGATTCCTGTAAAGTGATTGTAGATGTCGTTGACATAAATGACAATGAACCAACTATTAAAATCATGTCAAAATCAGCAATTATATCAGAGAGTGCAAACCCCAACACAGTCGTTACAATGATTAACATCCAAGACCCAGACTCGGGAGAAAATGGTAAAGTTCAGTGtttcataaatgaaaacattccttTCGTGTTGAAATCAACTTCAAATAATTTTTATAGTTTAGTGACAGACAGTGatctggacagagagagagcctcTGAGTATAATATCACTGTGACATGCTCTGATGAAGGAGTCCCCTCCTTCTCCAGCAGCGTCACTCTCACCTTACAGATCTCTGATGTCAATGACAACGCGCCTGTCTTTGAGAGGAGCTCATATGAGGCCTACATTgtagaaaacaacacaccaggTCTCTCTATATTCACAGTCAAAGCTTCAGACGCTGACTGGAACCAGAATGCGCGTGTTTCTTACATCCTGGAGGACTCCTCTGTTAACGGAGTGCCAGTCTCCTCATATGTGTCGGTCAGTGCTGATAGTGGAGTCATCCATGCAGTGCGCTCTTTTGACTACGAGCAGATCAAAGATTTCCACTTCCGCGTCAAAGCACAGGATGgaggctctcctccactcagtaGCAACGTgacagtgaaaatcatgatCAAGGATCAGAACGATAACCCCCCTCAGGTCCTGTACCCAGTCCAGACTGGTGGCTCTCTGGTGGCTGAAATGGTGCCTCGTTCAGCAGATGTGGGCTATctggtgaccaaagtggtggctgTTGATGTGGACTCTGGACAGAACGCCTGGCTCTCctataaactgcagaaagccacagacagggcgctgtttgaagtgggcttACAGAATGGAGAAATAAGAACGATCCGCCaagtgactgataaagatgcagtcaaacaaagactgactgtcaTAGTGGAGGACAACGGGCAGCCCTCTCGTTCAGCTACAGTCATTGTTAACGTGGCGGTGGCGGACAGCTTCCCTGAAGTGCTGTCGgagttcactgactttccacACGACAAGGAGTACAATGACAACCTAACTTTTTACTTGGTGATGGCTTTGGCtgtcgtttccttcctcttcatcacgtgtttggtggttattatatcagtgaaaatctacagatggagacagtctcGCGTCCTCTATCActccagtctgcctgtgattccATATTATCCACCACGTTACTCAGACACTTTGGGGACAGGGACTCTCCCACACGTGTACAATTACGAGGTTTGCAGGACGACTGACTCCAGAAAGAGTGACTGTAAGTTCGGCAGAGCTGGTAGTCAGAACGTGTTGATAATGGACCCCAGTTCAACAGGGACGATGCAGCGGCTACAGAGTGAGAAGAGCATCCTGGATGAACCAGACTCTCCTTTAGAGGTTAGAAATGTGTTGCATCCCACATGCTCTCCCTAATTACTTGTTATGATCAAACACTTTAACCAAATGTATCAGCATTTTGGTCATTTCGATTGGACGCTCATATTTCAGCACCTTGGAGAGCAAAATGGACGATTTATACATTCATGTAATTAAGAGCGACAGAAAAAAATTATCTTTTTTCACCCCATAATGCAGATCTAGAGGTcttttgaagtgtgtgtgtgtgtgtgtgtgtgtgtgtgtgtgtgtgtgtgtgtgtgtgtgtgtgtgtgtgtctttagtCCAAATTTTCCACTGCACTATAATTAAATAATTTTCATCAAGGACCACACAGTATTAAAATTCAGTGTCGATATTTTTACGTTATATCTTAAGTTTTTCTACCTCTCACCACACGTCTCTGCAGTTTTACTCTCTGAACTCAATGGGCCGCTGTTGTCCACTCTCTTGCAGTTATTATATATTTACAGCAGTACCGCCTCTTCATTTCGTTGTAAGAGAGAGAAGGGACAGGCGCAGACTGCATTGTCTTCGGCAAAGGGACGGATATACACGACGAGGCAAAACTGTCATTGTTCTACTCCACATTTCAGGATTACTGTTGCTTCCTATTTCAATCGAACGACTGTCCATCTTTCTGACGGATTTTACGTGGTTACTGTTTCTTCTTGTCGAGATATTTTCAGACAATGAGACGGCAAGTACTGTTGTTTATTTCGATCCTCTCCCTTCGCTCAGTCTTCGCACAGGTCAGCTACTCTATTCCGGAGGAAATGGCGAAAGGATCTTTGGTCGGTAATATAGCTCAGGATTTAGGTTTAGACATTAAACGACTGAAGTTGGGTAACGCTCGTGTTTATTCTGGTGATAGCAGAGAATACATCGAGCTTAATAGCGAAAGAGGGGTCCTCCTTATCAAAGAGAGAATAGACAGAGAAGCGTTGTGTGGCGATACGACCCCGTGTGCTGTgcattttcagattgttttagAGAATCCTATGGAGTTTTACAGTGTAACAGTTGAAATTACAGACATCAACGACAATGCACCATCTTTCGAGAAGAGcgacattaaattcagaattaGTGAGTCCGCAGTGGTCGGGGCAAAATTTGTTTTAGAGAGAGCTGTGGATTTGGATGTAGGTACCAACACGCTCCAAAGTTACCTCCTTAAGCCAAGTGATAATTTCGTGCTGAAACTGCACAACCAAGCCGATGGTACAAAGAATGTTGAGATGGTGTTACAAAAGCctctggacagagagaaaaacgaGTTCATTTCTTTGGCGTTAACGGCTTTAGATGGAGGAGAGCCGCAGATGTCAGGAACAATGCAGATTCTCATCACAGTGTTAGATGCGAATGACAATGCTCCTGTTTTTACACAGCCGATATATAAAGGCACTGTAGCTGAAAATGCTGCCAAAGGTACGATCGTTACTACTGTCAGTGCGTCAGATGCTGATCATGGCTTAAATGGTAAAATAACGTACTCGATCACAAATACATTGGATGACGTCAGACACATGTTTGAGATAAATGAAGACAATGGCGAGGTTAGGCTGACGGGACGTTTAgattatgaaaagaaaagaaattttcAGATCAATGTCCGCGCAATGGATAATGGAGGACTCACGGATTCCTGTAAAGTGATTGTAGATGTCGTTGACATAAATGACAATGAACCAACTATTAAAATCATGTCAAAATCAGCAATTATAACAGAGAGTGCAAACCCCAACACAGTCGTTACAATGATTAACATCCAAGACCCAGACTCGGGAAAAAATGGTAAAGTTCAGTGtttcataaatgaaaacattccttTCTTGTTGAAATCAACATCAAATAATTTTTATAGTTTAGTGACAGACAGTGAtttagacagagagagagcctcTGAGTATAACATCACTGTGACCTGCTCTGATGAAGGagtcccctccctctccagcagcgTCACTCTCACCTTACAGATCTCTGATGTCAATGACAACGCGCCTGTCTTTGAGAGGAGCTCATATGAGGCCTACATTgtagaaaacaacacaccaggTCTCTCTATATTCACAGTCAAAGCTTCAGACGCTGACTGGAACCAGAATGCGCGTGTTTCTTACATCCTGGAGGACTCCTCTGTTAACGGAGTGCCAGTCTCCTCATATGTGTCGGTCAGTGCTGATAGTGGAGTCATCCATGCAGTGCGCTCTTTTGACTATGAGCAGATCAAAGATTTCCATTTCCGCGTCAAAGCGCAGGATGgaggctctcctccactcagtagcaacgtgacagtgaaaatgatgatCCAGGACCAGAACGACAACCCCCCTCAGGTCCTGTACCCAGTCCAGACTGGTGGCTCTCTGGTGGCTGAAATGGTGCCTCGTTCAGCAGATGTGGGCTATctggtgaccaaagtggtggctgttgatgtggactctggacagaatgcctggctctcctataaactgcagaaagccacagacagggcgctgtttgaagtgggcttACAGAATGGAGAGATAAGAACGATCCGCCaagtgactgataaagatgcagtcaaacaaagactgactgttaTAGTGGAGGACAACGGGCAGCCCTCTCGTTCAGCTACAGTCATTGTTAACGTGGCGGTGGCGGACAGCTTCCCTGAAGTGCTGTCGgagttcactgactttccacACGACAAGGAGTACAATGACAACCTGACTTTTTACTTGGTGCTGGCTTTGGCtgtcgtttccttcctcttcatcacgtgtttggtggttattatatcagtgaaaatctacagatggagacagtctcGCATCCTGTATCATtccagtctgcctgtgattccATATTATCCACCACGTTACTCAGACACTTTGGGGACAGGGACTCTCCCACACGTGTACAATTACGAGGTTTGCAGGACGACTGACTCCAGAAAGAGTGACTGTAAGTTCGGCAGAGCTGGTAGTCAGAACGTGCTGATAATGGACCCCAGTTCAACAGGGACGATGCAGCGGCTACAGAGTGAGAAGAGCATCTTGGATGAACCAGACTCTCCTCTGGAGGTTAGAAATTGCTAGTTATCTCTTTGTCCCATAAAGTTACGCTTTAAATTACTTTCCTCCTATTTTCAGAACCTTGGAGAGGGACATGACTCCATATTCAAAAccatttatttttccagttgAACTTCAGGTGTCTGTTTAAATTGACTATTATATTTTCATGCAATCTATCTTTTCGGATTTTCGCATCTCCATTGATCCCAATTAATGTGCTATTTTATTCATCCAGTAGCTGTTGTCTCAAACACTAATGGCCACTCGtatattttcttcctcttttcatccttAACCTTGGCTTCTCGATTTGTTTTACACATTTCACATGCAATGTTATTTTATGAACTCACAGTGCCGCTGTTGGCCAGTCTGTATTAGATTTTCCTCAGATTCATTGTACCTCCCATCTTGTCTTTATtatcgagagagagagaaagagacagaagcaaCGCGCACCGTCCGGAATTCATCAGAGATACAGAACGGGATATATTTTTTCGTTTTCGGAATATGCTTTTAACTCGGCGTTGAGTGGAAAAACATCAGAGGGCAGCAACCCAAAAGCCATACTTGCTTTACTCTGGGATAACGTTGGACAGAACAATGAGACGGCAAgtactgttgtttttgtcgGTCCTCTCTCTCAGCTCGGTGCTCGGACAGGTCAGCTACTCAATTCCCGAGGAAATGCCAAAGGGCTCTCTTGTAGGCAACATGGCAAAGGATTTTGGCTTGGATGTAAAAAGACTAAAATCGGGTAAAGCTCGCATTTTCACTCGAGACAGTGACCAGTATATCGAGCTGAACAACGAAAGAGGAGTCCTCCTCATCAAAGACAGGATAGACAGAGAGGCGCTCTGTGGACAAACGACGCCTTGTGCTTTGCATTTTCAGATTATATTAGAGAATCCGATGGAATTCTACAGTGTTACTATTGAAATCACGGATGTTAATGATAGCCCTCCATCCTTCGAGAAGAACGACGTCAGATTTAAGATTAGTGAATCCGCTGTCAGTGGGGCTAAATTTATATTAGACCGGGCAGTTGATCCCGATGTTGGCTCAAATGGATTACAAACATATACACTCGAACCGACAGACAATTTTGTTGTTAAATTGTATGATCAAGCTGATGGGACGAAAAATGTCGAAATGGTGTTAGAAAAACCTcttgacagagaaaaaaatgaacaccTTTCTTTAGTGCTGACAGcggtggatggaggagagccgCAGATGTCAGGAACAATGCAGATTCTCATCACCGTGTTAGACGCTAATGACAATGCTCCTGTTTTTACGCAACCTATTTATAAAGCCTCTATTAAAGAAAATGCACCAATCGGAACAGTTGTAGCGACAGTAACAGCAACTGATGCAGATCATGGATCTAATGGTAGAATCACTTATTCTATTTCGAGCATATTAGATAATGCCCGTGGGTTATTTGAAGTTAACGATCAAAGTGGTGAAATTCGGCTGAAAGGAAATATTGACTATGAAAAAGCTCGaacatttcaaataaacatTCGTGCAAGTGATGATGGAGGACTAGTTGACTCCTGTAAAGTAATGATCGACGTCATTGATGTCAATGACAATAAACCCGATATCCATATAATGTCAAAATCAAACGTGATATCAGAAGATGCAAAACCCGGAACTGTTGTGACAATTATAAATATTGATGACGCGGACTCTGGTGAAAACGGCAAGGTCCAGTGCAGTATCAATAACAATATTCCTTTTGTGATGAAGTCTACAACCAATTATTTCTACAGTTTAGTGACAGACAGTGAgttagacagagagacagcgtCTCAATACAACATCACTGTGACCTGCTCTGATGAAGGagtcccctccctctccagcagcgTCACTCTCACCTTACAGATCTCTGATGTTAACGACAACGCGCCTGTCTTTGAGAGGAGCTCATATGAGGCCTACATTgtagaaaacaacacaccaggTCTCTCTATATTCACAGTCAAAGCTTCAGACGCTGACTGGAACCAGAATGCGCGTGTTTCTTACATCCTGGAGGACTCCTCTGTTAACGGAGTGCCAGTCTCCTCATATGTGTCGGTCAGTGCTGATAGTGGAGTCATCCATGCAGTGCGCTCTTTTGACTACGAGCAGATCAAAGATTTCCACTTCCGCGTCAAAGCGCAGGATGgaggctctcctccactcagtaGCAACGtgtcagtgaaaataatgatccAGGACCAGAACGACAACCCCCCTCAGGTCCTGTACCCAGTCCAGACTGGTGGCTCTGTGGTGGCTGAAATGGTGCCTCGTTCAGCAGATGTGGGCTATctggtgaccaaagtggtggctgttgatgtggactctggacagaatgcctggctctcctataaactgcagaaagccacagacagggcgctgtttgaagtgggcttACAGAATGGAGAAATAAGAACGATCCGCCaagtgactgataaagatgcagtcaaacaaagactgactgtcaTAGTGGAGGACAACGGGCAGCCCTCTCGTTCAGCTACAGTCATTGTTAATGTGGCGGTGGCGGACAGCTTCCCTGAAGTGCTGTCGgagttcactgactttccacACGACAAGGAGTACAATGACAACCTGACTTTTTACTTGGTGCTGGCTTTGGCtgtcgtttccttcctcttcatcacatgtttggtggttattatatcagtgaaaatctacagatggagacagtctcGCGTCCTCTATCActccagtctgcctgtgattccATATTATCCACCACGTTACTCAGACACTTTGGGGACAGGGAGTCTCCCACACGTGTACAATTACGAGGTTTGCAGGACGACTGACTCCAGAAAGAGTGACTGTAAGTTCGGCAGAGCTGGTAGTCAGAACGTGCTGATAATGGACCCCAGTTCAACAGGGACGATGCAGCGGCTACAGAGTGAGAAGAGCATCTTGGATGAACCAGACTCTCCTATGGAGGTTAGAAATTGCTAGTTATCTGTCCCTCGAAGCTACGCTTTAAATTACTTTCCTCCTATTTTCAGAACCTTGGAGAGGGACATGACTCCATATTCAAAAccatttatttttccagttgAACTTCAGGTGTCTGTTTAAATTGACTGTTATATTTTCATACAATCCATCTTCTCAAAATTTTGCATCTCCATTTATCCCCATTaaggtgacattttttttcatccagTAGCTGTTGTCTCAAACACTAATGGCCACTCGtatattttcttcctcttttcatccttAACCTTGGCTTCTCGATTTGTTTTACACATTTCACATGCAATGTTATTTTATGAACTCACAGCGCCGCTGTTGGCCAGTCTGTATTAGATTTTCCTCAGATTCATTGTACCTCCCATCTTGTCTTTATtttcgagagagagagaaagaaacagaagcaaCGCGCACTGTCTGGAATTTGCCAGAGATACAGAACGGGATATATTTTTTCGTTTTCGGAATATGCTTTTAACTCGGCGTTGAGTGAAAAACATCGGAGGGCAGCAACCCAAAAGCCATACTTGCTTTACTCTGGGATAACGTTGGACAGAACAATGAGACGGCAAgtactgttgtttttgtcgGTCCTCTCTCTCAGCTCGGTGCTCGGACAGGTCAGCTACTCAATTCCCGAGGAAATGCCAAAGGGTTCTCTTGTAGGCAACATGGCAAAGGATTTTGGCTTGGATGTAAAAAGACTAAAATCGGGTAAAGCTCGCATTTTCACTCGAGACAGTGACCAGTATATCGAGCTGAACAACGAAAGAGGAGTCCTCCTCATCAAAGACAGGATAGACAGAGAGGCGCTCTGTGGACAAACGACGCCTTGTGCTTTGCATTTCAAGATTATATTAGAGAATCCGATGGAATTCTACAGTGTTACTATTGAAATCACGGATGTTAATGATAACCCTCCATCCTTCGAGAAGAACGACGTCAGATTTAAGATTAGTGAATCCGCTGCCAGTGGGGCTAAATTTATATTAGACCGGGCAGTTGATCCCGATGTTGGCTCAAATGGATTACAAACATATAAACTCGAACCGACAGACAATTTTGTAGTTAAATTATATGATCAAGCTGATGGGACGAAAAATGTCGAAATGGTGTTAGAAAAACCACtcgacagagaaaaaaatgaacaccTTTCTTTAGTGCTGACAGcggtggatggaggagagccgCAGATGTCAGGAACAATGCAGATTCTCATCACCGTGTTAGACGCTAATGACAATGCTCCTGTTTTTACGCAACCTATTTATAAAGCCTCTATTAAAGAAAATGTACCAGTCGGAACAGTTGTAGCGACAGTAACAGCAACTGATGCAGATCATGGATCTAATGGTAGAATCACTTATTCTATTTCGAGCATATTAGATAATGCCCGTGGGTTAT contains:
- the LOC143325917 gene encoding protocadherin gamma-A2-like isoform X32, which translates into the protein MRRQVLLFLSVLSLSSVLGQVSYSIPEEMPKGSLVGNMAKDFGLDVKRLKSGKARIFTRDSDQYIELNNERGVLLIKDRIDREALCGQTTPCALHFQIILENPMEFYSVTIEITDVNDSPPSFEKNDVRFKISESAVSGAKFILDRAVDPDVGSNGLQTYTLEPTDNFVVKLYDQADGTKNVEMVLEKPLDREKNEHLSLVLTAVDGGEPQMSGTMQILITVLDANDNAPVFTQPIYKASIKENAPIGTVVATVTATDADHGSNGRITYSISSILDNARGLFEVNDQSGEIRLKGNIDYEKARTFQINIRASDDGGLVDSCKVMIDVIDVNDNKPDIHIMSKSNVISEDAKPGTVVTIINIDDADSGENGKVQCSINNNIPFVMKSTTNYFYSLVTDSELDRETASQYNITVTCSDEGVPSLSSSVTLTLQISDVNDNAPVFERSSYEAYIVENNTPGLSIFTVKASDADWNQNARVSYILEDSSVNGVPVSSYVSVSADSGVIHAVRSFDYEQIKDFHFRVKAQDGGSPPLSSNVSVKIMIQDQNDNPPQVLYPVQTGGSVVAEMVPRSADVGYLVTKVVAVDVDSGQNAWLSYKLQKATDRALFEVGLQNGEIRTIRQVTDKDAVKQRLTVIVEDNGQPSRSATVIVNVAVADSFPEVLSEFTDFPHDKEYNDNLTFYLVLALAVVSFLFITCLVVIISVKIYRWRQSRVLYHSSLPVIPYYPPRYSDTLGTGSLPHVYNYEVCRTTDSRKSDCKFGRAGSQNVLIMDPSSTGTMQRLQSEKSILDEPDSPMEQKPPNNDWRFTQGQRPGPSGPHMPYGTHIRWTPKSGTRATGGPEVAMGTGPWPQPPTEAEQLQALMAAANEVSEATATLGPGTMGLSTRYSPQFTLQHVPDYRQNVYIPGSTATLTSNPQQQQATAQQATQQALPPPQASAQPEPPKAAQTPASKKKSTKKEKK